A region from the Coffea eugenioides isolate CCC68of chromosome 9, Ceug_1.0, whole genome shotgun sequence genome encodes:
- the LOC113783417 gene encoding eukaryotic translation initiation factor 4E-1-like, giving the protein MVEELEKPMAEEKEEKIPPVEDDEGPEEGEIVEESEETGSSSMGNPSKSLVTKHPLEHSWTFWFDNPSAKSKQVAWGSSIRPIYTFSTVEDFWGIYNNIHHPSKLAIGADFHCFKNKIEPKWEDPVCANGGKWTVNLQRGKSDTSWLYTLLALIGEQFDYGDEICGAVVNVRARQEKIALWTKNAANETAQISIGKQWKDFLDYNDQTGFIFHEDAKKLDRAAKNRYTV; this is encoded by the exons ATGGTGGAGGAGCTGGAGAAACCGATGGCGGAGGAAAAGGAGGAGAAAATACCACCGGTTGAAGATGATGAAGGTCCAGAGGAAGGAGAGATCGTTGAGGAATCTGAGGAAACCGGGTCTTCTTCTATGGGGAATCCGAGTAAGAGTTTGGTAACAAAGCATCCATTGGAGCATTCATGGACTTTCTGGTTTGATAATCCATCTGCTAAGTCCAAACAGGTCGCTTGGGGCAGCTCCATTCGCCCTATTTACACCTTCTCCACTGTTGAAGATTTCTGGGG catttacaacaaTATACACCATCCAAGCAAGTTGGCTATAGGAGCTGACTTCCATTGTTTCAAAAACAAGATAGAGCCTAAGTGGGAGGATCCTGTTTGTGCTAATGGAGGAAAGTGGACTGTTAACCTTCAAAGGGGTAAATCTGACACCTCTTGGCTTTATACG TTGCTAGCACTGATTGGAGAACAGTTTGATTATGGTGATGAAATCTGTGGAGCTGTTGTCAATGTCCGAGCTAGGCAGGAAAAAATAGCTCTATGGACTAAGAATGCTGCAAATGAAACTGCTCAG ATTAGCATTGGGAAGCAATGGAAGGATTTTCTAGATTACAATGACCAAACGGGATTCATATTTCAT GAGGATGCAAAGAAGCTTGACAGAGCTGCCAAAAATAGATACACAGTATAG
- the LOC113783313 gene encoding transcription factor GTE8-like, with amino-acid sequence MAVTETTVKNDSEVRVPPNLDRKSCESGSRAKLLVSNGCNKRKAEFVLDGEREKRKRLDPVVKQQCRTILETLITHPTGWIFRTPVDPVALNIPDYFSIILHPMDLGTIKSKLAGNRYFSAEEFASDVKLTFSNAMLYNPPDNPVHRMAKELECVFIRRWKLLEAKWKRETACAQQDTFSSKSEKTAQNTMRAFDKKSLEQISSGLENNAQNRAKPSYKEPQGLISNGIEKKAQDTRKAFCKNSQGVVSNESEKNAQDTKKAFCKNSQGLISGKFEKNAQCKKSDTGLVAKRSMLLEERQKLKKDLIEMLKGKVNGKLQTVLQKFGFFDIRKEKIDVNIDDLQDDILWELKRVLKDSSDASSAKESKDKILLTQTKIQHRESKVIQDRETKTIQDCQSKTMSTHSCRVNADSVCQLTEGSGSGEDEEYTWPSSGLSTTITSAISGECWTPLIDDEQALKKALRIAKLKSRFAETISKANGDKTDAEQERERVKRLQREEELFKARIREEQLKKEAELKRQRDKEREAARLALQLMEKAVQLEDNLMTLKELEMLTQCSPTFILHGCCPVMVLRRLETGEILNPLEQLGLHIKDDFLEEDDDEETFLSWEGEEGEILG; translated from the coding sequence ATGGCTGTTACAGAGACTACAGTCAAGAACGACTCGGAGGTTAGAGTGCCGCCGAATTTAGATAGAAAATCATGTGAATCGGGGTCACGTGCCAAACTCTTGGTCTCGAATGGCTGTAACAAGCGTAAAGCTGAATTTGTGCTAGATGGTGAAagggagaaaaggaagagattgGACCCTGTCGTGAAGCAGCAGTGTCGAACTATTCTGGAAACGTTGATTACTCATCCTACTGGATGGATTTTTAGGACTCCGGTGGACCCTGTTGCATTGAATATTCCTGATTACTTTTCCATAATCTTGCATCCGATGGATTTGGGGACAATAAAGTCGAAGTTGGCTGGTAATAGATACTTCAGTGCTGAAGAGTTTGCATCTGATGTCAAGCTGACCTTCTCAAATGCCATGCTGTATAATCCTCCTGATAATCCAGTTCATCGCATGGCAAAGGAACTAGAGTGCGTTTTCATAAGAAGATGGAAGCTTCTGGAAGCTAAATGGAAACGTGAGACAGCATGTGCTCAGCAGGACACTTTTTCAAGTAAGAGTGAAAAGACTGCTCAAAATACTATGAGGGCTTTTGATAAGAAGTCACTGGAGCAGATTTCAAGTGGCCTTGAAAATAATGCTCAAAATAGAGCAAAGCCTTCCTATAAGGAGCCACAGGGGCTGATTTCAAATGGAATTGAAAAGAAGGCTCAAGATACTAGAAAGGCTTTCTGTAAGAATTCACAGGGCGTCGTTtcaaatgaaagtgaaaagaatGCTCAAGATACTAAAAAGGCTTTCTGTAAGAATTCACAGGGCCTGATTTCAGGTAAATTTGAAAAGAATGCTCAGTGTAAGAAATCAGATACGGGCTTGGTCGCAAAGAGGTCAATGTTATTGGAGGAAAGGCAGAAGCTTAAGAAAGATCTCATAGAAATGTTGAAGGGAAAGGTGAATGGAAAGTTGCAGACTGTCCTTCAAAAATTTGGTTTCTTTGacattagaaaagaaaagattgatGTGAACATTGACGATCTTCAAGATGACATCTTATGGGAGTTGAAGAGAGTACTGAAAGATTCTTCAGATGCAAGTTCTGCGAAAGAGAGCAAAGATAAAATTTTGTTGACTCAGACGAAAATTCAGCACCGTGAAAGTAAAGTCATTCAGGACCGTGAAACTAAAACTATTCAGGACTGTCAAAGTAAAACTATGTCAACCCACTCATGCAGGGTGAATGCGGATTCTGTTTGCCAATTAACTGAAGGTTCTGGAAGTGGTGAGGATGAAGAATATACATGGCCCAGCTCTGGTCTTTCAACAACAATAACTTCAGCTATTTCGGGTGAATGCTGGACTCCTCTTATTGATGATGAGCAAGCTCTGAAGAAAGCTTTACGCATTGCAAAGCTCAAAAGCCGCTTTGCAGAAACTATTTCTAAAGCAAATGGTGATAAAACAGATGCTGagcaagaaagagagagagtgaaAAGACTGCAACGTGAAGAGGAGCTATTTAAGGCACGAATAAGAGAGGAGCAGTTAAAGAAAGAGGCTGAATTGAAGAGGCAGAGGGACAAAGAAAGAGAAGCTGCTCGGCTTGCATTGCAATTGATGGAAAAGGCTGTTCAGCTGGAGGATAATCTGATGACTTTGAAGGAGCTTGAGATGCTCACTCAGTGTTCTCCCACCTTTATTCTCCATGGGTGTTGTCCTGTGATGGTTCTAAGACGTTTAGAAACTGGTGAAATCTTGAACCCCTTGGAACAGTTAGGCTTGCACATAAAGGATGATTTCTTGGAGGAGGATGACGATGAGGAAACATTCTTGAGTTGGGAAGGCGAAGAAGGGGAGATCCTCGGATGA